From Piscinibacter gummiphilus:
CGCAGCGGCGTCGGTGGTCATGGGCTTCGCCATCGTCGGCATGCACTACACCGGCATGGCCGCAGCGAGTTTTCCAGACAACAGCATCTGCGGCGCGGCGACGGGCGAGTTCACGCTCACGCAGCTCGCCACGGTGGTGGTGGTCGCCACCGTGGGCGTGCTCGCGATCGCGCTGCTCACGACCGTCTACGACGCGCGGCTGGAAGCGCGCACCGCGGTGCTGGCGCTTGCCGAGCAGACGGGCAAGGAGCGCCAGCAGATGCTCGAGCGCGAGCGTGCCCTTCGCCTCGAAGCCGAGCGCCTGAGCGCGCTGAAAGACGAGTTCCTCGCCACGCTCTCGCACGAGCTGCGCACCCCGCTCAATGCGGTGCTCGGCTGGGCGCAGATCCTGCGCACGCGGCACGACGAAGAGCTGCTCAAGAAGGGCGTCGACACCATCGAGCGCAACGCGCGCCTCCAGGCCCGCCTGATCGACGACCTGCTCGACATGAGCCGCATCGTCTCGGGCCGCGTGCGACTCGAACCCGAACTCATCGAGCCGTGGACGGTGGTCGAAGCGGCAGTGGAAGCCGTGCGCCCCGCCATGGTATCGAAGCAGATCGAGCTCAGCGCCGACCTCGACCGCGCGAGCGGCCGTGTGTGGGCCGACCCGAGCCGCCTGCAGCAGGTGATGTGGAACCTGCTGTCGAACGCCTCGAAGTTCACCCCCGCACAGGGCCGCGTGCGGGTGGAGCTCTGCGCCGAGCGACGAGACATCGTCGTGCGCGTGACCGACAGCGGCATCGGCATCTCGCCCGACTTCCTGCCGCACATGTTCGAGCGTTTCCGGCAGGCCGATGCGTCGACCACGCGGCGCCAGGGCGGCCTCGGGCTGGGCCTGGCCATCTGCCGCCAACTGGTCGAACTGCACGGCGGCGTGGTCGAAGTGGCAAGCGACGGCCCCGGCAAGGGCACGACCTTCACCGTGCGCCTGCCGCGCGCCTCGGCCCTCACGCCCCTGCGCGGATTCACCCGCGCAAGCGACGCCGACCCGAGCTCGCGCGAAGCAACACCCCCGCAGGAAGACCTGACCGGCGCCACCGTGCTGGTGGTCGACGATGAAACCGATGCCCGACTGCTGCTCCAGCAGATCCTCGGCGACCGCGGCGCCCGGGTGATGGTGGCCGACAGCGCGCGTGCCGCGCTCGAGGCGCTGGGCCGCGAGACTCCTCACGTGATGGTCAGCGACATCGGCATGCCCGATGTCGACGGCTTCGAGCTCATCCGGCGCGTGAGAGCGCACCCCGACCCGGGCGTCGCCAGCGTGAAGGCCGTTGCACTGACCGCATTCACCCGGTCGGAAGACCACGCCAAGGCCTTGCGCGAAGGCTTCGATGCCTTCCTGCCCAAGCCGGTGGAGGCCGGGATGCTCGTGTCGCAGGTGGCACGGCTGGCCGGGGCGAACCAGCCGCATTGCCCGACCTGAGCCCCGCCAGCGTCCAATTCCGGTGAGATTGCTCACCGCGGCCCATTCAACTTGGCGCCGCCGCGGCCGAAATCCCATGGAGGATGTGTTTTGCGCATCCCGATTGCACTGCGCCCATGCCGACCCCCCGTTCCACCGAGCCCCGCCGCAAACGCCGCCTGAAAGACAAGCTGGCCGACTGGGTGCTTGGGCCTGAAGGGCCGCAGCGGTTCAGCACCAAGGTGTCTTCCACCGGGCTTGTGACCTACGTGCCCTGCATGCTGCTGGTCGTCTACTGCGGCTGGGCCGGCCTCACGCCGCCGCAGCTCGTGGTGCCCATCGTGCTGGCGATGCTGCTGACCGTGGCAGGCTTTTATGCGGCGCTGCGCAGCGGCTGGTCGAGGCGCTTCGCCGATGCAGGGCTCATCCTTCCGCAGATGCTCGCGTCGATCACCTGGGACGCGATCGGCTACGTGCTCATGGGCGCCGCGCACGCCGGCATGTTGATGCCGGCGGCGTTGACGGTGACCTACGGCGTATTCGCCCTGCACGGGCGGGGTGCCTATGTCGTGCAGGCCTACGCAATCGTGGTCATCGGCGGCACGATGGCCGCGATGTGCGCCATCGATCCGGCCGTGTTCCCGGTGCGCGAAGCGGTGATGGTGTACACGAGCTTTGTCGTGACCGTCCTGATGCTCGGGTGGACCGGCCGCCAGATCGCACAGCTGCGCCAGCGCGAGCGCGAGACCCGGGCCCAGCTGGGCGCCACGCTCGAGCAGATCCAGCAGCGCGCCACCCACGATGGGCTGACGGGCCTGCACAACCGCCGCCACATGCAAGCGGCGCTGGCGCACCACCTCGCACGTGCCGAGCGGGATGGCGTGCCGCTGGCGTTGGCACTGCTCGACATCGATCATTTCAAGCAGGTGAACGACCGGCACGGCCATGCAGCGGGCGATGCCGTGCTCGCGGCCTTCGCGCGCATTGCCGAAGCCACTCTGCCGCCCACCGAGATCATCGGCCGCTGGGGCGGCGAGGAGTTCCTCGTGCTCAGCACGCGGGGCCTGTCGTGCGACCAGCTCCAGGCGCAGGTCGACCGCATACGCGACCGTCTGCTGCAAGCGCCGATCGACGTTCCGACCGGCAAGCTGCGCATCGACTTCTCGGCCGGCGTGGCCTTGCACCGGCGCGGCACTGCCGCAGCAGCGCTGATCGACAGTGCCGACCAGGCGCTCTATGCCGCCAAGCAAGGCGGCCGCGGGCGCAGCGTCATCGCCGGCGCCCCTGCGCTGCCGCCGGCCGGCAACCCCGACCTCCGGAGTCCCGTGCATGCAGGCGCTTGACCCCATCGCCGCGACACGATCGCCATTCGGCACGGTGAAGGCCGACGCATCGCCTCAGCGCTTCACCTGGCTGCTGGGCCACGAACGGAAGATGCGGACGTACCTCGGCCGCACCTTGATCAACTGCCTGCCGTATGCGGTGGGCACGCTCATCGCGTACTACTGCGCCTTGGTCGGCATCATGTCCACCAGCCTCGCCACCGCCCTGGTGGTGAGCCGGGCGCTCTCGCTGGTGGCCATCTATGCGGCCCTGCGCAGCGGGTGGAGCCAGCGCTTCCGCGACCCGTCGCTCGCGCTCATCCAGGTGGTGACCGCGCTGCTGTGGACCGCCACGATGTACCTGGTGACGGGCCCGCTGCACACCGCCCTGCTCCCGCTGCTGGTGTTGTCGATGGCCTCGGCCACCTTCAACCTCGATGCGTCGCGCGCACGCCTGGTCACCTGGTTCGCGGTGCTGCTGATGACGGTGGTGATGGCGTCGGCCACGCTGCTGGACAGCACCGTCTACGCACCGAAGGTCCAGTTCTGCCTGTGGGTGATCATGGCGAGCATCCTGCCGACGGGCCTGCTCAACAGCATGCAGCTCAAGCGCCTCAAGCACCGGCTGAAGACGCAGCGCGAAGAACTTCGTGTCGCCCTCACGCGCCTGCACGACCTCGCCACGCACGACGAGCTGACGGGCCTGGCCAACCGCGCGCACATGGGCGAGATGCTGGAGCAGTATCTGCAGCGCCACCGCGACGGCGGCGAAACCTTCAGCATCGCGCTGATCGACCTCGACTTCTTCAAGCGCGTGAACGACACACACGGCCACGGCGTGGGCGACGAGGTGCTCAAGGCGTTTGCCGACGCCATGCGCCGCACCGTGCGCGAGAGCGACCTGCCGGCGCGCTGGGGCGGCGAGGAGTTCCTGGTGCTGCTGCCGCAGTCGAGCGCCGACAACGCGCGCTGCGTGCTGGAGCGGCTTCGTGCGCATTTCAATGCGCAGGCGGTGTCGCCGACCGTGCCGTCGCTGCGCGCCACGTTCTCCGCGGGCCTGGTGAGCCCGAAGCCGGGCGAGACCCTCGCCATGGTGCTCGAGCGGGCCGACCGGGCGCTCTACGCCGCGAAGAACGCCGGCCGCGATCACTGCTACGTCGGCTGAGGCGGCGCGGTGCCAACGCCGTGCCCTCCGGGGGCCTGACCCTGCAAGTCTTACGTCCTGCCCGACCCAGGCGACGACTTTTTGCCTTCTCGACGTGGCTGGCGGAGCGGTCTGAAGCAGCACAGACGCGAAAAGCGCGGCATCTGGTTTGCTCAACGGACTTGTGGAAAGTGCAATCCGCACTTTTCCAGCATCGACATGGAGAGGTCCGCCCCTTGTCTGCAGCCGTGATGCGCCGTGTTCTATCTGTCCTGTGTCTCGTCCAAGCCTTGACGCTGGGGGCCTGCGCGCTCAATCAGGCACCCTCTGCGTCCGCGCCGCTCGCCAACGATTCGATTGCCAAGACGCCCTCGACCAAGGCGCCGGCGCCGAGTGCGAAGGTAAAGGCCGCAAAAGCCGCAGAAGGAAAAGCCGCTGCTGCGAAGGCCGCACGACAAGCGAAAGCCGAAGCCGCAAGGATCGCCGCTGCAGAACGAGCCGAGGCAGCGAAAGCTGCGGCGGCCGCGAAAGCCGAAGCTCGCGCAAGAGCCGAAGCCACGGCGAGGGCGGAGGCGGCGGCCAAAGCCGACGCGCTGGCCAAAGCCGCGGCCGCGGCCAGAGCCGAGCGCGTCGCGAGGGCCGTGGCAAAAGCGCGGGCCGATGCCATGGCGAAAGCCGACGCCGCCGCAAGGGCCGATGCCGAAGCACGAGCGCAGGCTGTGGCGCGATCCGAAGCTGCAGACAAAGCCGCTGCGACGGCGAAGACCGCAAGCGCGAAACCTGTCGCGCCAGCCCGCCCGCCCGAGTTCGTGGCGGCAGCGTCCCCGCCCGCCACCCATGCGATCGCGATGCCCACGTCGCTGGTGCCTCGGCCGACGCCTGCCCAGCCGCTGCCTGCCGAGCCTCGCCGCGACTACGCCGTCGCTGGGGGCGATGTTCTCCGAATATCCGTGTACCAGAGCCCCGATCTGTCGCTCGACGCACGCGTGTCCGAGAGCGGCACGATCTCCTATCCGCTGCTCGGGCAGGTGTCGGTCGGAGGGCTGTCCATCGCGCAGGTCGAGGCCGCGATCGCCCGAGGGCTGCGTGACGGCCATTTCCTCAAGCGGCCGCAGGTCGGTGTGCTGCTCCTGGAAGTCCGCGGGAACCAGGTCTCGGT
This genomic window contains:
- a CDS encoding MHYT domain-containing protein — translated: MLIGYYETPLVLLSVLVAILASYTALSLAERVSRTQGRVARWWIAGGAFAMGTGIWAMHFVGMLAFRLPIALGFDLGITLLSWLLPIAVSAVALWQLGGPSLSWPALARSAGLLGIGITAMHYVGMAAMRMQPAIVYDLALVAASAGIAIAAAAAALWIGFRLRASASPQVWMYRAAASVVMGFAIVGMHYTGMAAASFPDNSICGAATGEFTLTQLATVVVVATVGVLAIALLTTVYDARLEARTAVLALAEQTGKERQQMLERERALRLEAERLSALKDEFLATLSHELRTPLNAVLGWAQILRTRHDEELLKKGVDTIERNARLQARLIDDLLDMSRIVSGRVRLEPELIEPWTVVEAAVEAVRPAMVSKQIELSADLDRASGRVWADPSRLQQVMWNLLSNASKFTPAQGRVRVELCAERRDIVVRVTDSGIGISPDFLPHMFERFRQADASTTRRQGGLGLGLAICRQLVELHGGVVEVASDGPGKGTTFTVRLPRASALTPLRGFTRASDADPSSREATPPQEDLTGATVLVVDDETDARLLLQQILGDRGARVMVADSARAALEALGRETPHVMVSDIGMPDVDGFELIRRVRAHPDPGVASVKAVALTAFTRSEDHAKALREGFDAFLPKPVEAGMLVSQVARLAGANQPHCPT
- a CDS encoding GGDEF domain-containing protein, producing the protein MPTPRSTEPRRKRRLKDKLADWVLGPEGPQRFSTKVSSTGLVTYVPCMLLVVYCGWAGLTPPQLVVPIVLAMLLTVAGFYAALRSGWSRRFADAGLILPQMLASITWDAIGYVLMGAAHAGMLMPAALTVTYGVFALHGRGAYVVQAYAIVVIGGTMAAMCAIDPAVFPVREAVMVYTSFVVTVLMLGWTGRQIAQLRQRERETRAQLGATLEQIQQRATHDGLTGLHNRRHMQAALAHHLARAERDGVPLALALLDIDHFKQVNDRHGHAAGDAVLAAFARIAEATLPPTEIIGRWGGEEFLVLSTRGLSCDQLQAQVDRIRDRLLQAPIDVPTGKLRIDFSAGVALHRRGTAAAALIDSADQALYAAKQGGRGRSVIAGAPALPPAGNPDLRSPVHAGA
- a CDS encoding GGDEF domain-containing protein, which gives rise to MQALDPIAATRSPFGTVKADASPQRFTWLLGHERKMRTYLGRTLINCLPYAVGTLIAYYCALVGIMSTSLATALVVSRALSLVAIYAALRSGWSQRFRDPSLALIQVVTALLWTATMYLVTGPLHTALLPLLVLSMASATFNLDASRARLVTWFAVLLMTVVMASATLLDSTVYAPKVQFCLWVIMASILPTGLLNSMQLKRLKHRLKTQREELRVALTRLHDLATHDELTGLANRAHMGEMLEQYLQRHRDGGETFSIALIDLDFFKRVNDTHGHGVGDEVLKAFADAMRRTVRESDLPARWGGEEFLVLLPQSSADNARCVLERLRAHFNAQAVSPTVPSLRATFSAGLVSPKPGETLAMVLERADRALYAAKNAGRDHCYVG
- the epsE gene encoding polysaccharide export protein EpsE codes for the protein MSAAVMRRVLSVLCLVQALTLGACALNQAPSASAPLANDSIAKTPSTKAPAPSAKVKAAKAAEGKAAAAKAARQAKAEAARIAAAERAEAAKAAAAAKAEARARAEATARAEAAAKADALAKAAAAARAERVARAVAKARADAMAKADAAARADAEARAQAVARSEAADKAAATAKTASAKPVAPARPPEFVAAASPPATHAIAMPTSLVPRPTPAQPLPAEPRRDYAVAGGDVLRISVYQSPDLSLDARVSESGTISYPLLGQVSVGGLSIAQVEAAIARGLRDGHFLKRPQVGVLLLEVRGNQVSVLGMANRPGRYPIEVNGMLLSELLALAGGVAPGGSEVVTLSGIRNGQPFRQRVDINALFADGAESSNPMVHNGDTLYIDRLPSVYVYGEVQRPGAIPLTPDMTLMQAVASGGGLTQRGTERGLRVHRRDESGEVQVLNPAMDDVLKPGDVVYVRESLF